A part of Streptomyces sp. NBC_01235 genomic DNA contains:
- a CDS encoding shikimate dehydrogenase: MPARATDARRAAVLGSPIAHSLSPALHRAAYEALELTGWTYDRFEVDEEALPSFVEGLGAEWAGLSLTMPLKRAVIPLLDEISETAASVEAVNTLVFTEDGRRIGDNTDIPGMVAALRERGVEQVDSAAILGAGATASSALAALARVCTGEIVAYVRSEARAAEMRQWGERLGVEVRIADWADAADALRFPLVVATTPAGTTDGLAVSVPERPATLFDVLYDPWPTELAARWSMFGGAVVSGLDLLVHQAVCQVEQMTGRSPAPVEAMRKAGEHALASRRASHRP, from the coding sequence ATGCCAGCACGGGCAACTGACGCCCGCCGGGCCGCGGTACTCGGCAGCCCCATCGCCCACTCCCTCTCCCCGGCGCTGCACCGCGCCGCGTACGAGGCGCTGGAGCTCACCGGCTGGACGTACGACCGCTTCGAGGTCGACGAGGAGGCCCTGCCCTCCTTCGTCGAGGGGCTCGGCGCCGAGTGGGCCGGGCTGTCGCTCACCATGCCGCTGAAGCGTGCGGTCATCCCGCTGCTCGACGAGATCAGCGAGACGGCGGCCTCCGTCGAGGCGGTCAACACCCTGGTCTTCACCGAGGACGGACGCCGGATCGGTGACAACACCGACATCCCCGGCATGGTCGCCGCCCTGCGCGAACGTGGCGTCGAACAGGTCGACTCGGCCGCGATCCTCGGCGCCGGTGCCACCGCGTCCTCCGCGCTGGCGGCCCTGGCCCGGGTCTGCACCGGCGAGATCGTCGCCTACGTCCGCAGCGAGGCCCGCGCCGCCGAGATGCGGCAGTGGGGCGAGCGGCTCGGCGTCGAGGTCCGGATCGCCGACTGGGCGGACGCGGCCGACGCCCTGCGCTTCCCGCTGGTCGTCGCGACCACCCCGGCCGGGACCACGGACGGCCTCGCCGTCTCGGTGCCGGAGCGCCCCGCCACCCTCTTCGACGTGCTCTACGACCCCTGGCCGACCGAGCTGGCCGCCCGTTGGTCGATGTTCGGCGGCGCCGTCGTCAGCGGCCTCGACCTGCTCGTGCACCAGGCGGTGTGCCAGGTCGAGCAGATGACCGGCCGCTCCCCGGCACCCGTGGAGGCCATGCGCAAGGCCGGCGAACACGCCCTCGCCTCCCGCCGGGCATCGCACCGTCCATGA
- the mltG gene encoding endolytic transglycosylase MltG — translation MTEYGRGPGSEPWHPEDPLYGDGGWEGQQAHPGHQPGYGGQQQHHYPQQQSEYGDWGQGQAQQYGQQQYDPQYQGYDQQQYVDQGQQQYAHQNQHNQQGYHEGYQEGGWDGTGTHAHVPYAADPGDPYGQQAAAYGAEQPDFYNTPDAYPPPEPPARRRPEPEPAESEPELDQKPDWDPGPDQGEHAFFAGGGADDEDDDEPEGRGDRRGRGGKGAKGAKSKKSRNGCACLVVALVFVGGLGGVGYFGYHFYKNRYTAAPDYAGGGTSQTVSVEVPRGSGGADIGRLLKAAGVVKSVDAFVSAFTSNPDGDSIQAGAYVLKKEMSAKSAVEMMLDPKSQANVVVAPGQRNVAVYKVIDIKLGLSSGATRKVAESQYKTLGLPSWANDNDDIKDPLEGFLYPGTYPAAKGMKPEAVLKAMVAHANEVYGGYDLQAKAKTLKLDSPLQVITVASLVQAEGKTHDDYRKMAEVVYNRLKPTNDQTNQLLQFDSTFNYLKGESKINISESEINSNKDPYNTYTNKGLPPGPIGNPGDDALKATLNPTTDGWIYFVATDGENNTEFAKTYAEFQKLKDKFDASTGN, via the coding sequence ATGACTGAGTATGGCCGGGGCCCGGGCTCCGAACCGTGGCATCCGGAGGACCCGTTGTACGGGGACGGCGGATGGGAAGGGCAGCAGGCCCACCCGGGTCATCAGCCTGGTTACGGCGGCCAGCAGCAGCACCACTACCCGCAGCAGCAGTCGGAGTACGGCGACTGGGGCCAAGGACAGGCGCAACAGTACGGCCAGCAGCAGTACGACCCGCAGTACCAGGGCTACGACCAGCAGCAGTACGTCGATCAGGGGCAGCAGCAGTACGCCCACCAGAACCAGCACAACCAGCAGGGCTACCACGAGGGTTACCAAGAAGGCGGCTGGGACGGCACGGGCACCCATGCCCATGTACCGTACGCGGCCGACCCCGGTGACCCCTACGGCCAGCAGGCCGCGGCCTACGGCGCGGAGCAGCCGGACTTCTACAACACCCCGGACGCGTATCCGCCGCCGGAGCCGCCCGCCCGGCGGCGCCCCGAGCCCGAACCGGCGGAGTCCGAGCCGGAGCTGGACCAGAAACCCGACTGGGATCCCGGGCCCGACCAGGGCGAGCACGCCTTCTTCGCGGGCGGCGGGGCCGACGACGAGGACGACGACGAGCCGGAGGGCCGCGGGGACCGGCGGGGCCGGGGCGGCAAAGGCGCCAAGGGTGCGAAGAGCAAGAAGAGCCGCAACGGCTGCGCCTGCCTGGTCGTCGCACTGGTGTTCGTCGGGGGTCTCGGTGGCGTCGGCTACTTCGGCTACCACTTCTACAAGAATCGTTACACCGCGGCTCCGGACTATGCGGGCGGCGGCACGAGCCAGACCGTGAGCGTGGAGGTCCCCAGGGGCTCGGGCGGCGCGGACATAGGCCGTCTGCTGAAGGCGGCCGGCGTCGTCAAGAGCGTCGACGCCTTCGTGTCCGCGTTCACGAGCAATCCGGACGGGGACTCGATCCAGGCGGGCGCGTACGTCCTGAAAAAGGAAATGTCCGCGAAGAGCGCCGTAGAGATGATGCTCGACCCGAAGAGCCAGGCCAATGTGGTCGTCGCGCCGGGCCAGCGGAACGTGGCCGTCTACAAGGTCATCGACATAAAGCTCGGTCTTTCCTCCGGAGCCACCCGGAAGGTGGCGGAAAGCCAGTACAAGACGCTCGGGCTGCCCAGCTGGGCGAACGACAACGACGACATCAAGGACCCGCTGGAGGGCTTCCTCTACCCCGGCACGTATCCCGCGGCCAAGGGCATGAAGCCGGAGGCGGTCCTGAAGGCGATGGTCGCCCACGCCAACGAGGTGTACGGCGGCTACGACCTCCAGGCCAAGGCCAAGACGCTCAAGCTGGACAGTCCGCTGCAGGTCATCACGGTCGCGAGCCTCGTCCAGGCCGAGGGCAAGACGCACGACGACTACCGCAAGATGGCGGAGGTCGTCTACAACCGTCTCAAGCCCACGAACGACCAGACCAACCAGCTGCTCCAGTTCGACTCGACCTTCAACTACCTGAAGGGCGAGAGCAAGATCAATATCAGCGAGTCCGAGATCAACAGCAACAAGGACCCGTACAACACGTACACCAACAAGGGCCTGCCGCCCGGTCCGATCGGCAATCCCGGTGACGACGCGTTGAAGGCCACGCTGAATCCGACCACCGACGGCTGGATCTATTTCGTGGCGACCGACGGCGAGAACAACACCGAATTCGCCAAGACCTACGCAGAATTCCAGAAACTCAAGGACAAGTTCGATGCCAGCACGGGCAACTGA
- the ruvX gene encoding Holliday junction resolvase RuvX has translation MRKGRRLAIDVGDARIGVASCDPDGILATPVETVPGRDLPAAHRRLRQLVEEYEPIEVVVGLPRSLKGGEGPAAVKVRGFAQELAKGIAPVSVRLVDERMTTVTASQGLRASGVKSKKGRSVIDQAAAVIILQQALESERVSGKAPGEGVEVVI, from the coding sequence ATGCGGAAGGGCCGTCGACTCGCGATCGACGTCGGGGACGCCCGGATCGGGGTCGCCTCGTGCGACCCCGACGGGATCCTCGCCACCCCGGTGGAGACGGTCCCCGGCCGGGACCTCCCCGCGGCTCACCGCCGCTTGAGGCAACTGGTCGAGGAGTACGAGCCGATCGAGGTCGTCGTCGGTCTCCCTCGCTCCCTCAAGGGGGGCGAGGGCCCGGCCGCGGTAAAGGTTCGCGGCTTCGCCCAGGAGCTGGCCAAGGGCATCGCGCCCGTCTCCGTACGCCTGGTCGACGAGCGGATGACGACCGTGACGGCCAGTCAGGGACTGCGCGCCTCAGGGGTGAAGTCCAAGAAGGGCCGGTCGGTGATCGACCAGGCAGCCGCTGTGATCATCCTCCAGCAGGCCCTGGAATCCGAACGGGTGTCAGGTAAAGCACCGGGCGAGGGCGTCGAAGTGGTCATCTGA
- the alaS gene encoding alanine--tRNA ligase has protein sequence MESAEIRRRWLSFFEERGHTVVPSASLIADDPTLLLVPAGMVPFKPYFLGEVKPPFARATSVQKCVRTPDIEEVGKTTRHGTFFQMCGNFSFGDYFKEGAISYAWELLTTPQDKGGYGLEPEKLWITVYKDDDEAERIWHEVVGVPKERIQRLGMKDNYWSMGVPGPCGPCSEINYDRGPEFGVEGGPAVNDERYVEIWNLVFMQYERGEGIGKDNFEILGDLPSKNIDTGLGMERLAMILQGVQNMYEIDTSMAVIKKATELTGVEYGEAHDSDVSLRVVTDHMRTSVMLIGDGVTPGNEGRGYVLRRIMRRAIRNMRLLGATGLVVKDLIDVVIEMMGQQYPELVSDRERIEKVALAEENAFVKTLKAGTNILDTAVTETKQSGGKVLAGDKAFLLHDTWGFPIDLTLEMAAEQGLSVDEDGFRRLMKEQRERAKADAQAKKTGHAGVGAYREIADKAGETDFIGYSDTEGESTIVGILVDGTSSPAATEGDEVEIVLDRTPFYAEGGGQIGDTGRIKVDTGAVIEIRDCQKPVPGVYVHKGVVQVGEVTVGAKAQASIDSRRRTAIARAHSATHLTHQALRDALGPTAAQAGSENQPGRFRFDFGSPSAVPTAVMTDVEQKINEVLARDLDVHAEILSLDEAKKQGAIAEFGEKYGERVRVVTIGDFSKELCGGTHVHNTAQLGLVKLLGESSIGSGVRRIEALVGVDAYNFLAREHTVVAQLQELIKGRPEELPEKVSAMLGKLKDAEKEIEKFRAEKVLQAAAGLAESAKDVHGVAVVTGQVPDGTTPDDLRRLVLDVRGRIQGGRAAVVALFTVNNGKPLTVIATNEAARERGLKAGDLVRSAAKTLGGGGGGKPDVAQGGGQNPAAVGEAVDAVERLVAETAK, from the coding sequence ATGGAGTCGGCCGAGATTCGCCGCCGCTGGCTGAGCTTCTTCGAGGAGCGCGGGCACACCGTCGTCCCTTCGGCGTCGCTCATCGCGGACGACCCGACTCTGCTCCTCGTCCCGGCCGGCATGGTGCCCTTCAAGCCCTACTTCCTGGGTGAGGTCAAGCCGCCCTTCGCGCGCGCCACCAGCGTGCAGAAGTGCGTGCGCACGCCCGACATCGAAGAAGTCGGCAAGACCACCCGCCACGGCACGTTCTTCCAGATGTGCGGCAACTTCTCCTTCGGCGACTACTTCAAGGAAGGCGCCATCAGTTACGCCTGGGAGCTGCTCACCACGCCCCAGGACAAGGGTGGTTACGGCCTGGAGCCGGAGAAGCTCTGGATCACCGTCTACAAGGACGACGACGAGGCCGAGCGCATCTGGCACGAGGTCGTCGGTGTGCCCAAGGAGCGCATCCAGCGCCTGGGCATGAAGGACAACTACTGGTCCATGGGCGTTCCCGGCCCCTGCGGCCCCTGTTCCGAGATCAACTACGACCGCGGCCCCGAGTTCGGCGTCGAGGGCGGCCCCGCCGTCAACGACGAGCGGTACGTGGAGATCTGGAACCTCGTCTTCATGCAGTACGAGCGCGGCGAGGGCATCGGCAAGGACAACTTCGAGATCCTGGGCGACCTGCCGAGCAAGAACATCGACACGGGCCTCGGCATGGAGCGCCTCGCCATGATTCTGCAGGGTGTGCAGAACATGTACGAGATCGACACCTCCATGGCCGTCATCAAGAAGGCCACCGAGCTGACCGGCGTCGAGTACGGCGAGGCCCACGACTCCGACGTCTCCCTGCGCGTGGTCACCGACCACATGCGCACGTCCGTGATGCTCATCGGCGACGGCGTCACCCCCGGCAACGAGGGCCGCGGCTACGTCCTGCGCCGCATCATGCGCCGCGCCATCCGCAACATGCGCCTGCTCGGCGCCACGGGTCTGGTCGTCAAGGACCTGATCGACGTCGTGATCGAGATGATGGGCCAGCAGTACCCGGAGCTCGTGTCCGACCGCGAGCGCATCGAGAAGGTCGCCCTGGCCGAGGAGAACGCCTTCGTCAAGACGCTGAAGGCCGGCACCAACATCCTCGACACGGCCGTCACCGAGACCAAGCAGTCCGGTGGCAAGGTCCTCGCCGGCGACAAGGCGTTCCTGCTCCACGACACCTGGGGCTTCCCGATCGATCTCACCCTCGAAATGGCCGCCGAGCAGGGGCTGTCCGTGGACGAGGACGGCTTCCGGCGCCTGATGAAGGAGCAGCGGGAGCGCGCCAAGGCCGACGCCCAGGCCAAGAAGACCGGCCACGCCGGCGTCGGCGCCTACCGCGAGATCGCCGACAAGGCCGGCGAGACCGACTTCATCGGTTACTCCGACACCGAGGGCGAGTCCACGATCGTCGGCATCCTCGTCGACGGCACCTCCTCCCCGGCCGCCACGGAGGGCGACGAGGTCGAGATCGTCCTCGACCGCACCCCCTTCTACGCCGAGGGCGGCGGCCAGATCGGCGACACCGGCCGTATCAAGGTCGACACGGGTGCCGTCATCGAGATCCGCGACTGCCAGAAGCCGGTCCCCGGGGTGTACGTCCACAAGGGCGTCGTCCAGGTCGGTGAGGTCACCGTCGGTGCCAAGGCCCAGGCCTCGATCGACTCCCGCCGCCGCACGGCCATCGCCCGCGCCCACTCGGCCACCCACCTCACCCACCAGGCCCTGCGCGACGCCCTCGGCCCGACGGCCGCCCAGGCCGGTTCCGAGAACCAGCCCGGCCGCTTCCGCTTCGACTTCGGTTCCCCGTCCGCCGTCCCGACGGCCGTGATGACCGACGTCGAGCAGAAGATCAACGAGGTGCTCGCCCGCGACCTGGACGTGCACGCCGAGATCCTGAGCCTCGACGAGGCCAAGAAGCAGGGCGCCATCGCCGAGTTCGGCGAGAAGTACGGTGAGCGCGTCCGCGTCGTGACCATCGGCGACTTCTCCAAGGAGCTGTGCGGCGGTACGCACGTGCACAACACCGCCCAGCTGGGCCTGGTGAAGCTGCTCGGCGAGTCGTCGATCGGGTCGGGTGTGCGCCGTATCGAGGCCCTGGTCGGTGTCGACGCCTACAACTTCCTCGCCCGTGAGCACACCGTCGTCGCCCAGCTCCAGGAGCTGATCAAGGGTCGTCCGGAGGAGCTCCCGGAGAAGGTGTCCGCCATGCTCGGCAAGCTGAAGGACGCCGAGAAGGAGATCGAGAAGTTCCGCGCCGAGAAGGTCCTCCAGGCCGCCGCCGGTCTCGCCGAGTCCGCCAAGGACGTCCACGGCGTCGCCGTCGTCACCGGCCAGGTCCCGGACGGCACGACCCCCGACGACCTGCGCAGGCTGGTCCTCGACGTGCGCGGCCGCATCCAGGGCGGACGCGCCGCGGTGGTCGCCCTGTTCACGGTCAACAACGGCAAGCCGCTGACCGTCATCGCCACCAACGAGGCCGCCCGCGAGCGCGGCCTCAAGGCCGGCGACCTGGTCCGTTCGGCCGCCAAGACCCTCGGCGGCGGCGGTGGCGGCAAGCCGGACGTCGCCCAGGGCGGCGGCCAGAACCCGGCCGCCGTCGGCGAGGCCGTGGACGCCGTCGAGCGGCTCGTGGCGGAAACGGCCAAGTGA
- a CDS encoding DUF948 domain-containing protein, with amino-acid sequence MSGGEVAGILVAVFWAILVSFLAVALARLAQTLRATTRLVADVTEQAVPLLADASAAVRSAQTQIDRVDAIATDVQEVTSNASALSTTVASTFGGPLVKVAAFGYGVRRALGGRKDGVPAREPRRTVIVGRTVSRREKRKPRGKRD; translated from the coding sequence GTGTCCGGTGGAGAGGTGGCCGGCATCCTGGTGGCCGTGTTCTGGGCGATCCTGGTCTCCTTCCTCGCCGTCGCGCTGGCAAGGCTGGCCCAGACGCTCAGGGCGACCACCCGGCTCGTCGCGGACGTGACCGAACAGGCCGTCCCGCTGCTGGCCGACGCCTCCGCGGCGGTGCGCTCCGCGCAGACCCAGATCGACCGGGTCGACGCGATCGCCACCGACGTCCAGGAGGTCACGTCGAACGCGTCGGCGCTGTCCACCACGGTCGCCTCCACCTTCGGCGGCCCCCTGGTGAAGGTCGCGGCCTTCGGCTACGGCGTCCGCCGCGCCCTCGGCGGCCGCAAGGACGGGGTGCCCGCGAGGGAACCCCGGCGTACCGTGATCGTGGGCCGTACGGTCTCCCGGCGGGAGAAGCGCAAGCCCCGTGGAAAGAGGGACTGA
- the rpsD gene encoding 30S ribosomal protein S4 produces the protein MANQSRPKVKKSRALGIALTPKAVKYFEARPYPPGEHGRGRKQNSDYKVRLLEKQRLRAQYDVSERQLVRAYERASKVQGKTGEALIIELERRLDALVLRSGIARTIYQARQMVVHGHIEVNGQKVDKPSFRVRPDDVVMVRERSREKTLFSIAREGGFAPDGETPRYLQVNLRALAFRLDREPNRKEIPVICDEQLVVEYYAR, from the coding sequence GTGGCGAATCAGTCCCGCCCCAAGGTCAAGAAGTCGCGTGCCCTCGGCATCGCGCTGACCCCGAAGGCCGTCAAGTACTTCGAGGCCCGCCCCTACCCGCCGGGCGAGCACGGCCGTGGCCGCAAGCAGAACTCGGACTACAAGGTCCGTCTGCTCGAGAAGCAGCGTCTGCGCGCGCAGTACGACGTGTCCGAGCGTCAGCTCGTCCGCGCCTACGAGCGTGCCTCCAAGGTCCAGGGCAAGACCGGTGAGGCCCTGATCATCGAGCTCGAGCGCCGTCTCGACGCGCTGGTCCTGCGTTCGGGCATCGCCCGCACGATCTACCAGGCCCGCCAGATGGTCGTCCACGGCCACATCGAGGTCAACGGCCAGAAGGTCGACAAGCCGTCCTTCCGCGTCCGTCCCGACGACGTCGTGATGGTTCGTGAGCGCAGCCGCGAGAAGACCCTCTTCTCCATCGCCCGTGAGGGCGGCTTCGCCCCCGACGGCGAGACCCCGCGCTACCTCCAGGTGAACCTCCGCGCCCTGGCCTTCCGCCTGGACCGTGAGCCGAACCGCAAGGAGATCCCGGTGATCTGCGACGAGCAGCTCGTCGTCGAGTACTACGCCCGCTGA
- a CDS encoding replication-associated recombination protein A, with protein MEPDLFTAAAEDRQEKDPAGSPLAVRMRPRTLDEVVGQQHLLKPGSPLRRLVGESAKGPAGPSSVILWGPPGTGKTTLAYVVSKATNKRFVELSAITAGVKEVRSVIDGARRAIGGYGKETVLFLDEIHRFSKAQQDSLLPAVENRWVTLIAATTENPYFSIISPLLSRSLLLTLEPLTDDDLRDLVQRALSDDRGLKGAVTLPEDTEAHLLRIAGGDARRALTALEAAAGAALDQDETDITLQTLEQTVDRAAVKYDRDGDQHYDVASALIKSIRGSDVDAALHYLARMIEAGEDPRFIARRLMISASEDIGLADPNALPIAVAAAQAVAMIGFPEAALTLSHATIALALAPKSNAATTAIGAALEDVRKGLAGPVPPHLRDGHYKGAAKLGHAQGYVYPHDLPEGIAAQQYAPDAINGREYYAPTRHGAEARYADAVEWTRQHLGRKGS; from the coding sequence AGCAGCACCTGCTGAAGCCGGGCTCACCCCTGCGCCGCCTGGTCGGGGAGAGCGCCAAGGGCCCGGCCGGCCCGTCGTCCGTGATCCTCTGGGGGCCGCCCGGCACGGGGAAGACGACTCTGGCGTACGTCGTCTCCAAGGCCACCAACAAGCGGTTCGTGGAGCTGTCGGCCATCACCGCGGGCGTCAAGGAGGTCCGCTCCGTCATCGACGGAGCCCGCCGCGCCATCGGCGGCTACGGCAAGGAGACCGTCCTCTTCCTCGACGAGATCCACCGCTTCAGCAAGGCCCAGCAGGACTCCCTCCTCCCGGCCGTCGAGAACCGCTGGGTCACGCTGATCGCGGCGACGACGGAGAACCCGTACTTCTCGATCATCTCCCCGCTCCTGTCCCGCTCCCTCCTGCTGACCCTCGAACCCCTCACCGACGACGACCTCCGCGATCTCGTCCAGCGCGCGCTGAGTGACGACCGCGGCCTCAAGGGCGCCGTCACCCTCCCCGAGGACACCGAGGCCCACCTCCTGCGCATCGCCGGCGGCGACGCCCGCCGCGCCCTCACCGCCCTGGAGGCCGCCGCAGGCGCCGCCCTCGACCAGGACGAGACCGATATCACCCTGCAGACCCTGGAGCAGACGGTCGACCGGGCGGCCGTGAAGTACGACCGCGACGGCGACCAGCACTACGACGTCGCCAGCGCCCTCATCAAGTCCATCCGGGGATCGGACGTCGACGCCGCCCTGCACTACCTGGCCCGCATGATCGAGGCCGGCGAGGACCCCCGCTTCATCGCCCGCCGCCTGATGATCTCCGCCAGCGAGGACATCGGCCTCGCCGATCCGAACGCCCTGCCGATCGCGGTCGCCGCCGCCCAGGCCGTCGCCATGATCGGCTTCCCCGAGGCCGCCCTCACCCTCAGCCACGCCACCATCGCCCTCGCCCTGGCCCCCAAGTCCAACGCCGCCACCACGGCGATCGGCGCCGCCCTGGAGGACGTACGCAAGGGGCTGGCCGGGCCCGTCCCGCCGCACCTGCGCGACGGGCACTACAAAGGCGCCGCCAAGCTGGGGCACGCCCAGGGGTACGTGTACCCGCACGACCTGCCCGAGGGCATCGCCGCCCAGCAGTACGCGCCGGACGCGATCAACGGCCGTGAGTACTACGCCCCTACCCGGCACGGCGCCGAGGCCCGCTACGCGGACGCGGTCGAGTGGACCAGGCAGCACCTCGGTCGCAAGGGGTCGTGA